Below is a window of Enterococcus gilvus ATCC BAA-350 DNA.
ACCGACGATCGTTGAGATCACTTTTGAAAAAGGCGTACCGACAGCTTTAGATGGAGAAGAACTTTCTTTAGCTTCATTAATTATGAAATTGAACACACTCGCTGGTGTCCATGGCATCGGCCGAATCGACCATATCGAAAACCGTTTAGTGGGAATCAAATCTCGTGAAGTGTATGAATGTCCAGGTGCAGAGGTGTTGATGAAGGCTCATAAAGAACTGGAAGATTTGACTTTTGTCCGTGAAATGGCGCACTTCAAACCCGTGATCGAACAGCAATTATGCCAAATGATCTATGATGGCCTCTGGTTCAATCCAACGATGGATGCCTTGATCGCCTTCTTAAAGCAATCACAAGAAGTGGTAAATGGCGTATTGCGTGTGAAACTATTCAAGGGCAATGTGATCGTTGAAGGACGGAAGTCTGACAACAGCTTATACAACGAAAACTTGGCGACGTATACTTCAGCCGACACCTTCGATCAAGATGCAGCGATCGGCTTCATTAAACTCTGGGGCTTGCCAACAAAGGTGAACGCAGAAGTACAAGCGGAAAGCAAACAAACAACTGTCTAGTCGCAAGAACGGCTAGACAGCTATGAAAGTGCAAGAGAAACCAGATGTGAGGCGGCTTTTACTTGCCGGTAAATAAAGCCGTCCGGTTTCACATCTTGCCATTGCTCTTAGGAGAGTTTCTTTTCCTGTCAGGAAATAAGGAAACCAGCAATGTTTTCATCCTGAGGTGTCTGAAAAGATGCCTCCTCCCTAAAGAACACGTTTTACGAACACGTGCTGCTTTTTGCGCGATGATTATTCTGTCTAACATCAGGTTTAGCAGTCATCGGATAGCCACTTGCGCAAAAAGCCCGTTCGTAAAGCTGGATAGTAAAAAAAGACCGTCTATGCGGTCTTTTTTGTTAAAAATTCGCAGATAAAAGTGAGGATAAACCAATGGCAAAATTATGGGGTGGACGCTTTGATGGAAAAAACGAAGCATGGATCGACGCATTTGGCGCTTCGATTCCCTTCGATCAGCAATTAGCGTCACAAGATATCACCGGCAGCTTAGCCCATGTCAACATGCTTGGCGAAACAGGCATTATTACGAAAGAAGAAGCGCAGCAAATTTCCGCTGGATTGCACATCTTAGCAGAAAAAGCCTTACAGGATGACCTTCATTTTACGATTGAAAATGAAGACATTCATTTAAACTTGGAAAAAATGCTTCACGACGAGATCGGACCTGTCGCCGGCAAACTCCACACTGCCCGCAGCCGAAACGATCAAGTCGCCACCGATATGCATTTATACTTAAAGGAACATTTACAGGCGATCATTGAAAAAGTGCATCATTTCAGAGCTGTCCTAGTCAATAAAGCCGAAGAGCAGATTGATACGATCATGCCGGGTTATACCCATTTGCAGCATGCACAGCCGATTTCTTTCGGTCATCATTTAATGGCGTATTACGGCATGCTTACCCGCGATCAGGCACGACTGGAAGAAAGTATGAAGCGTGTGGATATTTCCCCCTTAGGATGCGCGGCCTTAGCAGGAACGACCTTCCCGATCGACCGTCAAATGACCGCAGATGAACTTGGGTTTAGTGATCTATATCGAAACAGTCTTGACGGTGTCAGTGATCGTGACTTCATTCTTGAATTTTTGAGCAACAGCTCGATCTTGATGATGCATCTTTCACGTTTTTGTGAAGAGATCATTCTTTGGTGCAGCCATGAATTTAAGTTTGTCGAACTGACAGACACCTTCTCGACAGGCAGCTCGATCATGCCGCAAAAGAAAAATCCTGACATGGCCGAATTGATCCGGGGAAAATCTGGACGAGTGTTTGGTGATTTGATCGGCTTATTAACCGTGATGAAGGGATTGCCACTGGCGTATAACAAAGATCTGCAGGAAGACAAGGAAGGCATGTTCGATACCGTCCACACGTTAGCAACAAGCCTAGATATCATGGCGGGTATGATCGACACGATGAAGGTGCACACGCAAACCATGCACGATGCCACAGAAAAAGATTTTTCCAACGCAACGGAATTAGCCGACTATTTGGCAACAAAAGGTGTTCCCTTCCGTCAAGCCCATGAAATCGTTGGGAAGCTGGTCTTAGCTTGTACACAAAAAGGCATCTACTTACAAGATGTCCCATTGGAAGACTATCAAGCCATCAACGCTGTGATCGAAGACGACATCTATGACACGCTGTCCTCCAAAACAGCAGTGACTCGTCGTCATTCCTTCGGCGGTACGGGCTTTGATCAAGTCAAAAAACAAATTGCATTCGCCAAAACAGAGCTATAAGAAAAAACGACTATCCGAGTGGGATAGTCGTTTTCTTATACATTGGTATAAATAGATGTCGCGGTTTCTTTTAATACCGCATTTAATTCTTCAATATTTTTTCTCCCTTGCTCAGACAGCCAGGTGATAGCTTGCTCGTCCCCTTCTTCTACAAAAGGCGCGACACCATTGGCCCAAGTTGCCCGGCCGCATAAAACGCCGTTAAAGGTTGAGCCGGACTGCTTCGCAAAGCGCAACGTTTCCTGGAACAATTCTGCACTCACTCCTGCACTTAAAAAGATGAATGGCAATTCTGTCGCGTCCGATTGTTCTTTGAAATAGGCTGCTGCTTCGGAGCGACTGTAGCAGACCTCTTGTCCGTATCCCTCAACATAGTTCATCGTTACGGGTACTTCCACTTTTAACACATCGACTTGATAACGCCCTTGCGAAAATTCCCGCATCGCCTCGATGACTTTCCGCGGCTTCATTTTCGCATATTCCACCGATGTCGTGTCTGTGATCGTCGCGTCATAGGAAACGATCTCTAAGAAAAACGGTAGATCCTCTGCTGTACATTCTGAACCGATCCGTTCCATGTACGCGCGCTTTTGCTCATTGATTTCTTCCGGTTCATCCACATCATAATAAAGCAGGAATTTGCACGCATCGGCACCAGACTCCTTCAGGCGTTTGACAGACCAAACATTTAGCACATCTGGCAATCGTCCTGGCGTGGTCGCATCATAGCCTGTTTTTTCATAAGCAAGCAACAAGCCGCAAGTCTGCTCACGCGCTTGGGCTGCGGGCAAGCCATATTCTGGGTCTAATAAGATCGCGGAGGCATAGGGTGTTAATTGCTGAGAGACCAGTTCCTTAAATTTAATGACATCCTCTGTCGTCGCTTCTTTATACTTGCCGATCATTTTTTTCAAGGCCCCTCGTTGGTCGATCGCCAACGCCCCGATGATCCCCTCTTCATTCGTTAATTGGTCTAAATACTTCTTTTTCCCTGTACTCATTGTCTTCATTTACGATCTCCTATGTTTTCATTTAATAATGTCACGATATCTTTTTCCGTTTGTGCTGCGTTTAATTGCTCCGTTACTTCCTTTCGCATCAATAACCGTGCAACCGCCGACAATAGTTTTAAGTGGGTCGTTCCAGCTTCCGAGTCTGGAATGAACAACGCAATGACAAAATTTATCAATTGGCCATCCATGCTGTGCCACTCGATCCCTTGTTCCAAGGTAACGATGAGGAGACTGGGTTCAACGATGGAGGCATCTTTGGCATGAGGAATCGCAAACCCGTCCATCATTCCTGTCGTGCCCTCGTTTTCTCGTTCAACCAGCTTTTGAAAAACTTGCTCTTCCTCAGTAGCTATCCCCAACTGAACAACCTGTTTTGCTAAAAACTCGAAAATTTCTTTTTGTGTCGCTAACGCTTGATCTAAAAAGACATTTTCTTCTCGAAGCATTTCCATCCTGACTTCCTCTCTATTCTGCGATCGCTGATTTATCTGCTTGTTCGGCGTTCGCTTTCTTTTCCTTTGCCGCGACACTGCTTTTTTGAATCAATCCTAGAATGACTCCGCCGACGATGGAACCAATTAAAATAGAAAGGACCCATTGGATTTTCCCCGTTACGACTGGCAGTACTAAGAAGCCGCCGTGTGGTGCTGGTACTTGGACACCGAACATATAGGTCAGTACCGCCGCAATAGAAGACCCTAGCATCATTGTTGGCAAGACCCGAATCGGATCTTTTGCAGCAAATGGAATCGCCCCTTCCGTAATATGCGTGGAGCCGAGAATGAAATTGACTAATCCCGCATTCCGATCATTCGTATCAAAATACTTGCCAAAAAAGAGCGTGGCAAATCCTGTGATCAGCGGCGGTGCAATACAGGCCGCAGAAACGCCAGCCATAAAGGTCGTGTTTCCCTGAGCCAACAAGGCTGTCCCTGTAACATAGGCTGCCTTGTTGATCGGCCCGCCCATATCAAAGGCACACATACAGCCGACGATCACTCCTAGAACCAATGGATTCGAATGTTCAAATCCAGCTAAGAAGCTCATCATTCCCTCGTTCACGGCTTTCATCGGGCCTGCCAATAAAGACATGACGATACCAATGACAGCTACTCCGATCACTGGATACAGGAAGATTGCTTTCAGCCCATCTAGCTGTTTCGGTAGAACATCCAAAACTTTTTGCAGCAGTAAAATGAAATAGCCTGCTAAGAAACCAGCCAAGATCCCGCCTAAGAATCCAGTCCCGCCATTCATCGCAACGATACCGCCGACAAAACCGACCACTAATCCTGGACGTTTAGCGATGCCTTCAGCGATATACGCGGCCAACACAGGAACCATCATTCCCATCGCCGCATCACCGACACTTTTCAGCATTGCCGCCGTCGCGTTGTACTGTGCATTGTCTGGATCAAACGAATAAATTCCCCAAACAGCAAAAGATATCGCGATCAACACACCGCCAGCAACGACGAAAGGCAGCATATGGGATACCCCATTCATCAAGTTCTTATATATGCTGCGCCCAAAGCTGGTCTTATTTCCCGTTTCCTGCTCCAATGCATCCACAGCCTGATTCTCAGCAGAAAGAACACCTTTTCCAGCCAAGGCGTCATCGATCAAACGTTCCGCGTCTTTGATGCCGGTGCTGACAGAGACATCAATGATTCGCTTCCCCGCAAATCTTTCTGGATGCACGTCTTTATCCGCTGCGATAATGACTGCCTCAGCCTGCTTGATTTCCTCTGGAGTCAACTCATTTTCGACACCAATCTGTCCATGTGTCTCAACCTTGATCGTGATTCCTTTCTTTTTAGCGGCTTGTTCCAAAGCTTCTTGAGCCATATAGGTGTGAGCAATGCCTGTCGGACAACCAGTTGCTGCAATTAATTGATAATTTCCCATGTTTGTAACTCCTCTTCTTTGATTTCAATTTGTTTGCTTAATTCTTCCACATCTAAAAAATCGGTCAATCCCTTGCGAAACGCTGTGGAGCTTCCAGCAGCCAGACTTTTTCTTAATGTTTCTTCTAACGGCTGCTCCGATAAATACCCCGCCAAAAACGTTCCTAATAATGTATCGCCGGCACAAGCAGTATTCACGACTTTCCCCTTGGGCGAATTGCCTCGAAGGATTTTTTCTTGTGTAAAGAAAATGGCTCCTTTTTCACCAAGAGACAGCAGTACATTTTGTGCCCCTGCTTCCAATAATTGCTGCCCATAAAATAAATAAGCTTCTTCAGTATCGATCACTTGTCCAAACCAATCAGACAATTCCTCCTCATTGGGCTTCAGTAAAAAGGGATGGTACGGCAGACAATCCATGATCTCGTGATAACTGCTATCAATAATTAAGTGAACGCCTCGCTCCTGGCAGATACGACTGATCTCCACTAAAATCCCAGGCTCCACGCCTTTTGGCAAACTCCCCGAAAAGCAAAGGTAATCGTCTGCTTTAAGACTTCTGATTTGAGTCAAAAATTCTTGGACTTTTTCAGGCGGGATCGCTGGCCCCTGATTGACTAATTTATACTCCTCCTCCGTTTGATTGACTTGCGTGAAGACATTGATGCGGGTCATGCCCGGAACCTCAATAAATGCTGTATTGATTGCTTTTTCCTGTAAATAGTCTTCTATATAATTCCCTGTAAATCCCGCACGAAACCCCAAAGCAGTAGTGGGCGTTCCCAACATGTTCAATATGAGGGACACATTCACCCCTTTGCCGTTCGCTTGTATGTCATCGTCTTTCGTTCGATTTACGGTAAAAGGAATCATGGTATCTGTTTCAATAAATAGATCAATCGCTAAATTCATAGTGCATGTATAAATAGACATGAATGATGACCTCCTTGACCTTATTATGAGGGATAAGACGTAGAAAAGGTTTTCACGATCAAGAGATTTCCATGAAAAGCTTTACATTTTTTCACGAAACGTGATACTTTTTAAGTAGCGTTACATGTGAAAGAAGGGTAAACGAAACCATGGACTCTAAATTGAGCAGTACTGAACACTATCTTTGGGACTTTGTTGAAAGTCATATTCTCGAGATCCCCAACTATTCCATCGTCAAACTGAGTGAACAAGCCAATGTTTCCACGGCCACGATCGTTCGCACGATGAAAAAGAAAGGCTATGAAGGATTCACCGCCTTTAAGCATCATTTAAAGGAGCAGGAAAATAAAAACATCAATTTTTCTTCTTTAGATAAGGTAGACAAAGGCATTCGACAAGCGATCCTCAAAAATGAACAAGAAGTGGTTCGTACCATTAACATGATGAAAATCGGAAATATTGAGGACGCCATCCAAAAAATCAAATTTGCGGAACGGGTCATTATTTTTGCCAGAGGGTTCTCAGAAATGATCGGACAGGAAATGATGGTAAAATTTCAACTGACCGGAAAAAATTGTCAGATGCACACAGATCCAGAGATCATCAAAAATATCAGCCGAAAATTAACGAAACGAGACATTGTCCTGTTCATTTCCTTGAACGGGGAGACGAAGGAGCTCGTAATTGCGGCTAAAAATTGTTACGATGCGGAGATCGGCACGATCTTACTAACGGCAAGCAACACGTCCAGTCTAATGAACTATTGTGAAATTCCTTTAGTTGGCTTCAAATCCGAAGGTTCCTACTTCCCCGATTATGAAGTTCGTTCAAGATTGCCGCTGCAAATCATCGCACGTATTTTACTCGATTCCTATGCGCTGCGCGTCACTGATAATTGAACTACGTACAGAACTCAGTCAAAGGAGTGAATCAATGAATCAAAAATTAAAAGAGAATATTTCTGAATCCTTATCCTCTGTCCTCCCGATCACAGTGATCGTTCTATTCGTAAGCGTCCTTTTAGTCCCGATGGAAATCGGGACATTCGCGATGTTTTTAATGGGGGCTGTCATGCTGATCATCGGCATGGGATTCTTTCAGCTAGGTGCTGAAATCGCCATGACACCCCTCGGAGAAGGGATGGGGGTCCAATTATCCAAAAGTAAAAAAATCGGCATCCTAGCAGTGAGTGTGTTTATTATCGGCGCTGTTATTACGATCGCCGAACCTGACCTGCAAGTGCTGGCGGATCAAATGCCCGCCATTCCCAGCGATTTATTAGTGTGGACCGTCGCCATCGGGGTCGGGCTTTGTCTAACGATCGCTGTCTTACGGATTTTATTTAAAATCAATTTATCCTTGATACTAATGATTTTGTACGTTGTCGTGATTTTGCTTTCCTTCTTAACCCCAAATGATTTCGTTCCCGTAGCCTTTGATTCCGGCGGGGCAACGACTGGTCCCATTACTGTCCCTTTCATTCTGGCATTAGGCGTTGGTCTGGCTTCTGTTCGTAGTGACAAAAATGCTTCCGAAGACAGCTTCGGACTCGTCGCTATCTCCAGTATCGGACCTATTCTGGCAGTATTGCTGCTAGGGATCTTTTTCCGACCTACCGATGCCTCTTACTCGCCTATTGAATTTTTGAACGTCACCACAACACAAGACGTCATGCGTGAATTTATGTGGGAACTGCCCCATTACGCAAAAGAAGTCTTCATTTCCATCCTCCCTATCGCTCTTTTATTTTTTATTTTTCAATTAATCAGCCGACGCTACCATCATCGACAATACCTGCGAATGATCGTCGGACTCATCTATACCTATATTGGCTTGGTCCTTTTTCTAACGGGCGTGAGTATCGGCTTCGCACCTGTTGGCAGTCTGCTGGGCAGCGAATTAGCGACAAGCCCATTCAAATGGCTGCTGATCCCGATCGGCATGCTGATCGGCTACTTTATCGTAAAAGCAGAACCGGCGATCCAAGTTTTGAACCATCAAGTCGATAATGTCACAGGCGGGGCCATTTCCGCGACTGCTATGAATGCCAGCCTTTCGATCGGTGTCGCCATCAGTGTCGGATTGGCAATGTTGCGGGCATTGACTGGACTCAGTATTTACTGGATCATCATTCCCGGGTACATCATCGCCTTACTTCTCTCCAGATTCGTTCCGAAACTATTTATCGGGATCGCCTTTGACTCTGGCGGTGTCGCCAGCGGCCCCATGACCAGCACCTTTCTCCTGCCTCTTTGTATAGGGGTCAGCGAATCCCTTGGCGGAAATATCATGGCGGATGCCTTTGGGGTCGTAGCCCTTGTCGCATTGACGCCTTTGATCGCGGTGCAGATCATGGGTCTCGTTTATAAATGGAAGGACGCACGCGCGACAGGAAATGCCGCGTTATCTGTAGAAGAACTAAATGAAATTGAAGAATGGGAGGACTCCGAGGATGACACAGAATAAACCTGCGATCCGAATGCTGGTCTTGATTATCGGCCACAAGGATACAAAAAAGGCGCATGCGATCTTTGATGCCCACAATGCCCCCGTCCAATATCTCTGTATTGGTGAAGGAACAGCAACAAGCGAAGTCATGGATGTTTTAGGCTTAGGAATCTCTGAAAAAGTTATTCTCTTTTGTCCTGTTTTAAAACTTCAAGTACCGGAGCTGTTCCGCGCACTCGCTGAAGGGCTGTGTTTGCATAAACCCAATCGAGGGTGCGCATTCACATTTCCTATCTCAGGAGCAAGTTCATATATCAAGAAAATTTTGGCCTCTGAACTGCCAAAAACGAGTCAGAAGGAACATGAAGGAGAGGAAAGACAAATGATTCATGAAGCAAAGCATTGTTTACTGATGGTCACTATCAATCAAGGATTTAGCGAAGAGGTCATGATCGCGGCCACTGCGGCTGGTGCTGCTGGCGGAACCGTTGTCCATGCCCGCCGACTGGATTCTCAAGAAACACTAAAAAAATGGGGCATCAGTGTTCAGCCAGAAAAAGAAATGGTGTATATCTTAGTCGAACAAGAAAAGAAATTGGCGATCATGAAAGCCATCAGTGAACAGTGCGGACTGCTCAGTGAGGCGCAAGGAATCTTAATGTCTATTCCTGTAGATGGTGTGATCGGACTAAACATAGATACACCCTCTTCATAAAAAAAAGAGGCACCTATCGAATTCACGATAGGTGCCTCTTTCCATTTTTAAATAGACTTACGCATCAATTTCTGGTGCTTTTCCTAAATGTGCTTGGATCATCCAAATACGTTTTTCAGTCGCTGTTTTGAATTCGATGAAGATATCTTGTGTTGGATCATCGCCTTCTTCACCAGTAACTTCAATTCCTTTTTGGTAAAGATCTGCTAAA
It encodes the following:
- the argH gene encoding argininosuccinate lyase; translated protein: MAKLWGGRFDGKNEAWIDAFGASIPFDQQLASQDITGSLAHVNMLGETGIITKEEAQQISAGLHILAEKALQDDLHFTIENEDIHLNLEKMLHDEIGPVAGKLHTARSRNDQVATDMHLYLKEHLQAIIEKVHHFRAVLVNKAEEQIDTIMPGYTHLQHAQPISFGHHLMAYYGMLTRDQARLEESMKRVDISPLGCAALAGTTFPIDRQMTADELGFSDLYRNSLDGVSDRDFILEFLSNSSILMMHLSRFCEEIILWCSHEFKFVELTDTFSTGSSIMPQKKNPDMAELIRGKSGRVFGDLIGLLTVMKGLPLAYNKDLQEDKEGMFDTVHTLATSLDIMAGMIDTMKVHTQTMHDATEKDFSNATELADYLATKGVPFRQAHEIVGKLVLACTQKGIYLQDVPLEDYQAINAVIEDDIYDTLSSKTAVTRRHSFGGTGFDQVKKQIAFAKTEL
- the lacD gene encoding tagatose-bisphosphate aldolase → MKTMSTGKKKYLDQLTNEEGIIGALAIDQRGALKKMIGKYKEATTEDVIKFKELVSQQLTPYASAILLDPEYGLPAAQAREQTCGLLLAYEKTGYDATTPGRLPDVLNVWSVKRLKESGADACKFLLYYDVDEPEEINEQKRAYMERIGSECTAEDLPFFLEIVSYDATITDTTSVEYAKMKPRKVIEAMREFSQGRYQVDVLKVEVPVTMNYVEGYGQEVCYSRSEAAAYFKEQSDATELPFIFLSAGVSAELFQETLRFAKQSGSTFNGVLCGRATWANGVAPFVEEGDEQAITWLSEQGRKNIEELNAVLKETATSIYTNV
- a CDS encoding fructose PTS transporter subunit IIA, with the translated sequence MEMLREENVFLDQALATQKEIFEFLAKQVVQLGIATEEEQVFQKLVERENEGTTGMMDGFAIPHAKDASIVEPSLLIVTLEQGIEWHSMDGQLINFVIALFIPDSEAGTTHLKLLSAVARLLMRKEVTEQLNAAQTEKDIVTLLNENIGDRK
- a CDS encoding PTS fructose transporter subunit IIC, translated to MGNYQLIAATGCPTGIAHTYMAQEALEQAAKKKGITIKVETHGQIGVENELTPEEIKQAEAVIIAADKDVHPERFAGKRIIDVSVSTGIKDAERLIDDALAGKGVLSAENQAVDALEQETGNKTSFGRSIYKNLMNGVSHMLPFVVAGGVLIAISFAVWGIYSFDPDNAQYNATAAMLKSVGDAAMGMMVPVLAAYIAEGIAKRPGLVVGFVGGIVAMNGGTGFLGGILAGFLAGYFILLLQKVLDVLPKQLDGLKAIFLYPVIGVAVIGIVMSLLAGPMKAVNEGMMSFLAGFEHSNPLVLGVIVGCMCAFDMGGPINKAAYVTGTALLAQGNTTFMAGVSAACIAPPLITGFATLFFGKYFDTNDRNAGLVNFILGSTHITEGAIPFAAKDPIRVLPTMMLGSSIAAVLTYMFGVQVPAPHGGFLVLPVVTGKIQWVLSILIGSIVGGVILGLIQKSSVAAKEKKANAEQADKSAIAE
- the pfkB gene encoding 1-phosphofructokinase; translated protein: MSIYTCTMNLAIDLFIETDTMIPFTVNRTKDDDIQANGKGVNVSLILNMLGTPTTALGFRAGFTGNYIEDYLQEKAINTAFIEVPGMTRINVFTQVNQTEEEYKLVNQGPAIPPEKVQEFLTQIRSLKADDYLCFSGSLPKGVEPGILVEISRICQERGVHLIIDSSYHEIMDCLPYHPFLLKPNEEELSDWFGQVIDTEEAYLFYGQQLLEAGAQNVLLSLGEKGAIFFTQEKILRGNSPKGKVVNTACAGDTLLGTFLAGYLSEQPLEETLRKSLAAGSSTAFRKGLTDFLDVEELSKQIEIKEEELQTWEIIN
- a CDS encoding MurR/RpiR family transcriptional regulator; this translates as MDSKLSSTEHYLWDFVESHILEIPNYSIVKLSEQANVSTATIVRTMKKKGYEGFTAFKHHLKEQENKNINFSSLDKVDKGIRQAILKNEQEVVRTINMMKIGNIEDAIQKIKFAERVIIFARGFSEMIGQEMMVKFQLTGKNCQMHTDPEIIKNISRKLTKRDIVLFISLNGETKELVIAAKNCYDAEIGTILLTASNTSSLMNYCEIPLVGFKSEGSYFPDYEVRSRLPLQIIARILLDSYALRVTDN
- a CDS encoding DUF1538 domain-containing protein produces the protein MNQKLKENISESLSSVLPITVIVLFVSVLLVPMEIGTFAMFLMGAVMLIIGMGFFQLGAEIAMTPLGEGMGVQLSKSKKIGILAVSVFIIGAVITIAEPDLQVLADQMPAIPSDLLVWTVAIGVGLCLTIAVLRILFKINLSLILMILYVVVILLSFLTPNDFVPVAFDSGGATTGPITVPFILALGVGLASVRSDKNASEDSFGLVAISSIGPILAVLLLGIFFRPTDASYSPIEFLNVTTTQDVMREFMWELPHYAKEVFISILPIALLFFIFQLISRRYHHRQYLRMIVGLIYTYIGLVLFLTGVSIGFAPVGSLLGSELATSPFKWLLIPIGMLIGYFIVKAEPAIQVLNHQVDNVTGGAISATAMNASLSIGVAISVGLAMLRALTGLSIYWIIIPGYIIALLLSRFVPKLFIGIAFDSGGVASGPMTSTFLLPLCIGVSESLGGNIMADAFGVVALVALTPLIAVQIMGLVYKWKDARATGNAALSVEELNEIEEWEDSEDDTE